The genomic region cgcggcaggagccgcgctcgcattcagccggtcgcataggaaagcatttacaatgctttcctatggacgcttgcgtgctctcactgtgattttcacagtgagaagcacgcaagcgcctctagcggctgtcaatgagacggccactagaggatttggaggctggattaaccctcattataaacatagcagtttctctgaaactgctatgtttattaaaaaaaagggttaatcctagaggtacctggcacccagaccacttcattaagctgaagtcgtctgggtgcctagagtggtcctttaagtttaaggGTATAGTCCTTTCTGAGAAAAGTGAGTGTTTACATTCTTGCAACCACCTTTAGTGGGTACTACTTGGACTGCGACTAGAGACTGGTGCTTGTTTGGTCCAGCAATAATTGCCGGACAGACATTCAGGATTTTAACACCCTGTGTGTAAAAGTAAAGGGTTTTCCTATATTGATGCCCGAGTCAATGCATTTTTGTGGAGATGCTTATTCGAGCAGCACAGAAATTGCTAATTGTGCACACTAGACTCCAGTTTTGCTTCCCTATTAGGAAGCATTGGATTCGCTGAGATCATGAGTAATGCTGCTCTCCGCAATGGGAGGAGTGGCGTCCGCAGTGAGACCAGCGTACGGTGGGACCTAGGGTAAACaaggtgtgttttattttttcaggGGCATTAATCTTAATTCTTGCCCATTAAGTGCCTCTGATATTAAgaccaatgtgttttttttgtctgtCATCTATATTGTATCAAAGATGTAATCTTGCATAACTTCAGGGCTTATTTTATGGTAAAGAAATAGTTGGCCAGTAGAGGGCAGTCTTTACCCtgcaaaataaatattgcagATTCTATGTCTGAAACTACAATTTTTGATGAgattaagttgtctgggtgcctatagtgtcccttacaaTTAGCAGTTACTTTTCTTCCAGGTACCACCATTTCTGTTTAATATAATTCTGCATGTTTTAGATGATCGGCAATGACAGTGTACTGTTTGGTCTTAAGTTTTAAATAACTTCTCCTGTGTCTACAttttaacaatatataattttggaATCCATACCTTCATATTATTGGAGTCTAGAATGGTAATCTAAAATCTgtcccagtttaaccccttaaggacacatgacatgtgtgacatgtcatgattccattttattccagaagtttggtccttaaggggttaaatgggatgTGCCTAAATCCAAACTTTGGGCTggattaaatgcatgtttttttttttttttttttagaggaaaTAAAGTGCACCTTAAAATCTGTGCTTAATTTCCAATGACTCATCAGTTCTGCTcactttatttaattaaaaaaacttgCCCCCAAATTTTCCCGGTCCCCCACCTTGTGAGCATTTAAAACATCTCGGatataaactaaaaaacaaaatggagCAACATTGTGTGTGCATAATTAAACCACTTAACCCTTTAGAAGTagcagtggttttttttttttttctttaaaatgttgcTTACACATCAGTGTTGATACATACCAGTAAAtgcttttgtttactttttactgGCAATtgcctctttttctaatgatggCACAGCTGTGTGTTCAATGATCTTTCCATTATCTCCTTTGTCCAGAATTGCCCGGCTAGCAGTGACTTTTAAGGCATGAAGGAATTCTAGTGATTTTTGGCAACCTTGAGTGATGTAAATTGCAGTtgcattttgtttaaaataaCCTGATTTAACCTGGCTGGCTTTTCATTGGCCAAGttgttcaaataaaaaaaaagtgcaagagaATACGGAGAACTGACTACAGCTCATAGcttgcccttcagtgggtccctgCTCAATTCCCAAGCTTGCTTGCATTTTGATCTGAACTGCCCTTTTTGTCTGGGATCAACCTATAATtgaacaagatgagctaaaaccagcttgagaacggAGTGAAGACCTACTGAAGGGCAAGCGGTTTCAGCTGTATCCGCTTGCACCCAAACTGTTAACATTCTCTGAACAAAGACTGTCCTATCCGGTCCCATAAATCCTGTGATTTCTGGCTTTCAAAACTGGGAAGATATGCAGGGCAGCTCCATATAATCCTAAATGGCAGGACAAGAGGTTATTAGCACACAATCAAAGCAGGGACTCCTGAGTCTTCCAGCTTAATATCTAGTGTGCAACAAACGGGTACACCTGAAGCTGTGGCGAGAATATTgtacttgtaaaaataaaataaaaataaaggtcatTTAAAGGTGGAATAAATGCACAATTGCTTAGGCCACTAAAACTTTGCTAGATTTACTAGATAACATTTAAAGTGACTAACCTTTTACAATAACCAGAGCTTGAAACTTGGCGTTTTATGCAACCCAGGCCTTAAAAAATTACATACCACTGCAAGCCCTGACATACACATCCAAGGTGAATTTCTATTCAGAGGTTACATTTTCATTTGCTAGTGGATATTTTGAGCCCTGACCTTAACAATGTGCACTGGATTAGGTAAGAGGTGCAAACACAAAGTTCTAACATCTGTAGAAACCCTAGTTAGGATTTTCACTCCATGTGCCAATTGGCCTTTCAGTCTCCTTAAACTCCATGATCTTCCCAGTCTTTTAAACAATTTTGAGCCCACAAGAATGGTGTCCTGTAAGCTGGCACTATCTGATCGGGCTGCTTTAACTTACCTGTGTGTGTTGCTATGTTGTGAAGTCAGGGATTGTAGCATCCTGTATGCATCTTAGGGCCATTATCTGGAATTGAAATGCCATTTGCTGGAAGTGTACACCATGTCAAAAGCAAGCAGCCAGGAATATGAAAAGACTAGAAACTCAGTGTTCATTCTCATGCTTCTGACATGTCATAATATAGCACAAATCTGCTCCTCTAATAATGTATTATATTGTAGTCTGAGCTCACATTAACTTTGAGGTTTAAAAATGACAGTATTTAAACATTTGGGACTCTGCTGCAATATCTTTAAAACCagagtgtttttatttatattttttaatgtggaAAACTAAGCAGAGACATGATAAAGTTTACAATCTATTCACATTTGCCATCTAAGGATTTCTTGTCTAGTACCACAACTAGTCCAGAGCCCTTTTTATGTTGTACTACTAGTGACCACACACAGAAAGCAGTGCAATGTTAAAAGGGCATTGGCCAGTGACCTGAACTACACTTCTAATGTGCTGCTTTCTATTGACTGGATACCCTCTACTGTCTGAACTCTACTGCTTACATCTGCTGGTTTTTCTGCTATAAAGTGCTCTGACTTTATTGCACTACTGTACTCTACAGCTAGCAGTGCAATAGTATTGTCAAAGCATCTGGTAGCAGAGCACACAGCTTTAAACCGCAAGCTTTTACTGGAGTGTTGAAACTAATCCGAATTGGAAGACTAATTGGGATCTAGGCCTATGGATTCTATTTCTCACAcacagaacataaaaaaaaactatatgcaTCATGTTAATATGACTATATTTTTACGGCTACATGTACTACTGATTTACAATGCAGTTATTTTCATttgattttttcttttaattcaggtttgttttcctgagcTTTCTATTGTGTGCATTTTTGACACAAATCTTTCATTTTAGTTTCAAAAAGCTGAATCTGACTTGGATTACATTGAGCAAAAGCTGGAATTTGAAATTAGGCAGAGTCTTCCTGAAGATTCGTCAACACAGGTAAATGAATGTCCTTTCATTCATGGCAAAGTAGTTGGAGTTGTGGCCTTAAAAGAACATTGTACTGTGGAATAGTGTATGTGCACTTTTCTGTAATGTCCACCAATGTATGAATTTCCCACACTGCCTCTGCAAAACTGTTAACTCTTTGCATTCTATTTGCTGAAGAGCGCATCGTACCTCTGAAGCTGGATAGGATAAAGCTGAATTAAATTGTAATTAAAGTAACcttatggtgttaggaatacaaacgtgtattaacactgtagtgttagtcAGTTAAGTGACCACTCCCTGCATAGGTGAAGAGTTTATGTACCTATTCAATGATACCATGATCTTTGAAATCATTGAATGAGCTTGTCTGGGCTTGAAAAATCCCAGGTCACCATGATGACTAAGAATTGTGTCCTGGTGCCTGGATGTTTGTCAGGCCGTTTAGCCAAGGTGGTTAGCTGAGGGGAAAATGGAGGCGGTGGCTAGGGCGCTGTAATCTTGTGCTTCTCCCTCGCACACTCCAGTGATGccgggaatatgacgtcactctggcatCACAAAGTGATGCGTGAGAAGCAGAGAAAGAAGACCTTGAAGAttacatgatcacagcagctccACTGCACTCCAGGGAAATGATTCACTCCAGCTCTTCCAAAGGTAGTGTGTAAGAGAATGTGGctatttaggtgactgccccctcCATTCTCATGGGGAAGAggtctttatttgtttttgtttcacaCTGTGTCGGTCTTGCTACAACTGGCCCTGCCTCAACTAAGAATTGcttttttgtcattttaaaataaagctttgaaagtaaaaaaatatatatatatattttttttaattattatttctggCTTCTAGatttaaagcaaatttgtcaagccctggattCTCAGTCAAATCAATGGTCTCTGCACCAGTTTCACTCGACTACTTCTGCAAAAACACTTCTAGTGGCAGCtactagaacagggataggcaacctttggcactccagatgttgttagTGGCATTGAAACTgaagcagaatggcaatgtttcacACTGCATGGTTaaaacagggacattgcacccaggtcACTTCCTTGAGTTTAAGTGGgttcctttagtgtccctttaacacagttATAATATTTCTCTGAGGGGAGACTTAACAGCGTTCAGTGTCATCCTGATGCCGGCTGTGAAGACTTTAAATTTACTATTTTCTCCTGAAgtgcctctcgtggctgtctagtttacagctactagaggcactgTGACTgacaaatgttaaagggacactatagctaccAGAACAAGAAGGTGGGCTGGGCCAGCCACTTGGAGACCCCCATGCAGCAACGAGAGAAAAGGTGAGCAATCTCACATTTTAAAGGCAGGAGAGGGGCCAGCAGACTGATCTTAAAacgatttgtattcctgacactatagtattttAACGTCCAAGCACCATGAATATTTAAGTGATTTTACTAGGCCATTGTTCGTAATTTTATGATACGCTGCACAAACAGAGATCTAGTAACTTGCAATCCCATGGCCAGCCTGGAACAAATGTGAAATCTATCACCGGCATGCTATGTGTACCAAGACTTCCCCTCACACTACCTTGGTGTCCTATAATGATGGGATGTGACATTAATTTATAACGTGTTCTCCTACCTATGTATAATTTTGGGCACCCATgtaagtgtttttgttttgtgttaggTTTCTATGCACCTACCCTCCATTGATGCACCAAGCACACAACTCAGTGACTCATGTCCCACTGAatctgtattttactttttttctaaTCCAATGATACCCCGTGTGTATACCTTTCTCCCACGCCCTTATCTTATTGCTTGAGGAATTTCCTCCACTGACATCAGTGCAAATATTATAACATTGTAAGCACACTATATGGTTCTTAGTTCTTTCTTTCATGCTgcaactccttaaccccttaaggaccaaacttctggaataaaagggaatcgtgacgtgtcagacacgtcatgtgtccttaaggggttaaactgtgatTGGTGCTAGGCAGCTGGCCAAAGGCCAGCACTGAGCagagggcatgctgggagaccTCACCAGGGTCTTTTCAGACCCTAAAGGGCTCCCTCATACTAGGGGCAGACTCTGAATCAGCGTCTTGAGCATGATCGCTCAGTCACAGTGATTTAAAGGACCATGTGCAGTGCTCACCTTCAGCGCTGCACATAGCTTAACTGACCGTCTAGGCCACTAATTATCAATACCAGTTTTAAGCTGGATGGAGACTGAGAACACTGTGAAATTCCAATGTAgtcaatgtgtatttcataaatattttatcttcaTAAAATACATTGAGGGTGTGGGTTGGGGACAAAAGTAAAGACCATATATAATGCACCTAAATGTGTTCATAAGTATACAGTGAATAATTATATCGAGCTAAAATatttcgtagcgctttacaatattatgagggggaatttaactataaataggacaattacaagaaaacctacaggaacgataggttgaagaggaccctgctcaaacgagcttacagtctataggaggtgggatataaaacacattaggacaggaaattgcAATCAAGAAGgtgtgagtgaagcagagctggaggagggagtagagtgctgccctttaggagagggcaagagaccggtatgtaaggtagaggttactctgggagggcatgaGCTTTCCTAAATAGATGGATTTTTAAGGccattcttaaaggattgaagactagggcagagtatgatgggggtaggcaggctattccataagaagggagccacctgcgagaagtcctgcaaacgcgagttggccgtacgagtgcaagcagcagtcaggaggtggtcatgggcagagtggaggaaacgaggaggggcaaacctatggatctgtgaaaagagatgaggggctagaattgttcagtgctttataggtatgggttagcactttgaattgactcctataggatacaggaagccaatgtaaggactgacagcgGGGTGAGGTCGGAGAGgacagactagagaggaaaatcagtctggcggcggcaTTCATTGCAGACTGTAGCGGGGTAATCCGGCTTTTTGGAAGACTAATCAGGAGCGGgtcaataatccatgcgggaaattactagagcatggacaagctccttggtagcatcttttgtaagaaaggggtgggtgcgggctatgtttttaagttggaatttacaggatttggcaacatactggatatgaggccagagtcaagtatgacaccaagacagcgtgcttgcaaggatggaccactaacttgaagggagagcgagaggaggatcagtattaggaggaggaaagacaagttcagttttagagagattggatgtcctcccgctttccgaaactcagagatggaagaaaggcgaGCAGTAACAcgttcttcaaactcttcaattacTCGGTGTCTGTGACTCTATCCTCTCGTGCTTTTCCTCGCATCTCTCTCAATgcttattcagtgtctccttttccaagaacacctcctccccttgtcctgtctctgttggagttcccgaaggctctgtccttggtccccttttattttctctttatactggctGATGATACCCAAATACGGAATAGTAACAAGTAACAACTTATAAGAGCAACTCAAAATAGTAACagtttaacattttaaataacacTGTAGATAAGAATTGATTCTACATTGCAGTTGCATTCTAATATACATTTAGCCTCTTTTACTCATTTGATTCATATTGGATTTGTTCCTGCTATATTCATAGTATCACTCCTCTCCAGCTCACTATCTTTATAGGTTTGGTGGATCCCTATACTATTCCAGTTTCAGAGCTCCAATTTAAGGTCTTTTTCCCTCTTGCATTCCCCTATACTCTTAACGTATTAGGTTTATTctatattgaatcaatgcatgtctgAGGAaaactcagtgtctccatgcagagcgtggggatgctgaacagcagggctgtttactgtgcagccctgagccaggaagcccctcgagtggccatttggaggtgtccctacggccaatgtaaacactgccttttctctgaaaaggcagggtttacatgaaAATATGTGAAGGGTGCtaatttactcaccagaacaactacattatgctgtagttgttctggtgactatagtgtccctttaagcatttgcTTTAACCTTTGCCCATCTCTTAATACTGTATATTAGACCTAAAATAGcagtgcattatgggagttgtagttttcaaTAACTAAATTAGCTCACTGTCTGTCCCTGTGCCATTGCACACACTCTCTGTGCCTGGGGAGTGCAATAAAAGAACAGATTTTAGTATGACTACTTTTCAGTTGATACATACAAAGTTCATTTTAATCTACACACAAACTATTCAATCGTCTGTGATTTACCTGTGAAGTCTTATTTAATCAATAAGACTCTAGAGGTAATCTCTGGGGACCAACCGAATCATTAGGATGTAGAAATTAGATTTGGTTCGTATCCACTGAAAAGTATTAATGCACAAGtatatttaaaacaatcttattttAACATGTAATAAATGTTGGTTATGTACTTCTGGCTGCTAGATTAGAGGATGTACTCTAGTGTGGTGTGCATATGCATTAAGACCGTTTctgatgttttttctttttcttggtaGGAAAATCCAACCAAATTGTTAGAACAGTTGGAAATGGTAAAAACACGGTTTAAAACTTTATCCTCTCAGCTGGATAAGATTGCTGCAGACCAGCAAAAGTCTGTGGACAGTATACAGACTACACTCACAAGCACATTGAAAATAGTGCAGCATTTACAACAGCAAACAGATCTTCAGGTaaaattctgtgtttttttttttttttttttccaagatctTAACCTTAAACTAATCCAAATATCTATGGAATTTGGATAACCTGTATAGTGGCACACCAGTGTTCCTTTTTAATAACATTCTTCTTAAAAGTGGATGTGTATTAAACACGTATATGTATTTGCCtgaatagttttttttcccctaaaatGTTTTATCTATTGCATATTTACAGGATTCTCCCCTCTCTGAAGTAGAACTTCAAGCACTCCATACATTTGAAAACCTACAATTAAAAGGGGTGCAATTAAAATGATGGTAATGTCTATTGCTATATGTTTTGAATTCATGTTCATGCTTTTTACAGTGTTTTGATCATTGCAGATGTCACCATATTTAGGTTAAATATAATCCATATAGAATGATCTCTCCCTCTTTCAAAGCTATctgcaagttgtatttttttttctagttatctgcagttttgttgtgtgtgtgtgtgtgtgtgtgtgtgtgtgtgtgtgtatagacacacacacacacacacacacacaacaaaactGCAGATAACTAGaaaaaaagtgacacacacactcctccccccctcccctccccctgcctTACAGATAACTAGAAAAACAGTATGtgggtaaaatattttatctccCCCCTCTGCTCACTATATTGTATGCTCAGATGGGACCACCCTCTTTATTTGGAACGAAGATATCCAATTTCTAGCCTATCTAGAAATAGATTGAACTACCTACGTGTTTAAAAGTCAAATGGCTGtggaataccgtatttatcggcgtataacacgcacctcattttaagaaggaaatttccccccctcccatagtgttccccccccccccccatttccatagtattttccaccccctcccatagtgcactttccctccccatgtcccataattacttgcctgtcttgaagcgtgggctggcttcacagcgcgcactgcggtacaggaacttaaatttcaggttccgttttccggcgggactgaaaggaagtgtgcgcacttcctttcagtcccgctggaacctgaaattgaagttccagtactgtGGTGCGCGCtaaacaccggcccacgcttcaagacaggtaagtaaaccttcataaACAAATCATTTCACCTGACACCCTCTCGGGATTGTTGAATATTAAGCTTGGTAAATTTTGGTAACCTTGTATTTGTGTTTTCTTCTTTTCTAGCGCTCCTGAGACCAACATGTAATTGTATATCATTTTGGACCAAATCTGAAGTTGTAATATCGGCGAGAGTTGTTGGGGCGACTGCTGGAACAATTTTAAGAATCTGTAAGAGATGGAATGGTCTATCCTTGGAGATGCACTGCATTTTATTCTTACAAAACACCAGCAACATGTGTCCTTGgttataaaatgtaaatacctGTATATGAACAACTTTGTGGTGTTGATCGGTGGGCATACTTGCAAATTGTGTTGGAGGAGATGTGTGCTTCTAAATTAAACATGACTTTTCTAGTGCACTTTGTCCAGTTTAACcttatccaaaaacagaaaatgTACTGTGGATAATTTGAACCTGTATTTATGTAAAACCTTTTTGTGGGGTGTATATACATTGTTTCAATCTtgctttcattttgcaaaaagtctAAATATGACTGTTCAGTATCTTATGTAAAGTTAATGGCCCTGCACTGCAGGGAATGTAGTTTTATCTAAAAATTCAATATAATTTTCTGCTTgttgtattacactatatgcagTAGAGGAAAACACAATATTAAGGAAGCAAAGCAGTCACAATACTGGCAGAAATACTGAAactgaattttaaaaaatagtttttgtatGAAAGCAACATAACCCCACTTTCTCAACCTCTATTGACTGCTGCAGTCCTATTGCTAAACTTAGTTGACCCTGGGACTTTCCCTTCCCATccaaataaatattacattacacGTAAGACAAACTTCTTCAAGAGAGATCCTTGCATCCATCATAACAAATCTGAAACGAAGTTCCTATGCCAATGGAGCGTTTTTGCCATGTAGAATTAGTACCAGCTGGTGTGATTTCTCTCACACTCCTCCCTCTGGTGCACTAAAAGTACTGAAGAAgggttatttgttttttttgtttgggtataAACCACCttttctaataaataaatataatgtatttatacTTTCTCGTATTGGCTATTATCCATGGTAGCATATATGAATGGCATAGCTCCGCCCCTGGGAGCTGATAGGACAAGAACATTGAGATTTTAAAATGGGAGTTGGACAGAGCTCCTGTATTCTAACTGATCGTTTCAGCCCCAATCACGGAAACTTTACCCATTTTGGGCCATTCTAGATGAAACCGTGCTACTAGAGGAGAGAAAAGCTTAGGCTATTCCCGTAACGCCCTTAAAGATTGTATGTTAATTTTCAAAAGGCAAGTCTgcccaatataataataatgtgcgatttttatagcgcttttctccctgtgagactcaaagcactttacaagtatacaaacataaagacctaaaagttaggagtttctgaaggtcagcTGAGTGGACTGAATGCCtgaaggaccacttcagctcaatgaagtggtatgggtgccaggtcccccaggttttaaccctgcagctgtaaacatagcagttcagagaaactgctttgtttacactgagggttaatccagcctctagtggctgtcttgctgacctccactagaggccgcttccgcgattcttacGCTGACATCTatacgaaagcattgagtaatactttcctatgggcggtttgaatgcgcaggCGGGGCTCTTGCTGCGCAGTCTGTGCTGACGGCAGGAGGAGcagagttccccagcaccgagggagcccggcgctggagaaaggtaagtgttttaaccccttcagctctgcaggaggggggccatgaggaccacatagtaccaggaaaatgagttttgccctatagtggtcctttaagtccgtCAGGAAGGTGCCTCTCTAATTGCGCAtggtaaagagttccagaagataggggcagcgtggctgaatgccctggaaccgGAGTCTGTCTTTATTCTTAGCACTGACAAGAAAGATTTGCTGGCTGACCGAAGTAAACTGGATGGAATGTAGGGTCCTCTTTCAGGTACTGTGGTCCTTtattgtttaaggctttgaaggttagCAGGCCACTTTTAAAATGTTCGCCATTTAATTGCAAGGCAATGCAAAGAGTGGaggtgttatgtggcaggagcgagtttgattggtcagtagaCTGGCTGTTGCATTTTGTGCAGTCTGAAGGCGATGGAGTTTTTTTACGGGGAGGcccaagtaaagtacattgcagcaatctagccgagaggatacaaatatatggattaatgttggcatatcatccggtggaattgagtgttgtatcctggctatgtttttcagatgaaagtacaggtgatactcgaaaaattaaaataacatgaAAAAGTTTATTTCAGTGATGCAACATAAAagaggaaactaatatatgagatagatgcattacatgcaaagcaagatagttcaagctgtgatttgtcataagtgcgatgattatggcttacagttcATGAAAactccaaatccacaatctcagtaaattagaatattacatgcaatgggggggcggggccggaccgccgagcggagcggtcgcagggaagatcAGCTCCCGCACATAATGACCAAATAAGCCCACTACAACTGATTTAAAATCATCTAACTTACCCAACACTGCGACCCTT from Pelobates fuscus isolate aPelFus1 chromosome 1, aPelFus1.pri, whole genome shotgun sequence harbors:
- the SKA2 gene encoding spindle and kinetochore-associated protein 2; the encoded protein is METAVNKLEALFQKAESDLDYIEQKLEFEIRQSLPEDSSTQENPTKLLEQLEMVKTRFKTLSSQLDKIAADQQKSVDSIQTTLTSTLKIVQHLQQQTDLQDSPLSEVELQALHTFENLQLKGVQLK